In the genome of Acanthopagrus latus isolate v.2019 chromosome 17, fAcaLat1.1, whole genome shotgun sequence, the window attttattttatagccacttaagcattttattgtataaagTACTTTACTGTTTCTATTTCTGCCCTTATATTTGATATACAATTTCATTTAACTTACCTgtataaaatatgtttattaaatACTTCATTCATATTTCTGATGACACAGCAAATTTATAGAACATCAGTGTCAGAGTTCAGATTACATTATGATATCAGTATTATGATATGAAGTGTGATGCAGAGGGAcgcagtgagtgtgtgtgttcaggatgaCACTGGAGAATCGGATGTTTGTCGTTGTGACTTCAGTTTTTAGTATCTGTAGTTTTTAGTTTGGTGGCGATGATGTATGATGATGGTTGTTGGACAAACAGTTTGAACTGGATCAGAGTGAAACGATTGTAGATTTGCTGAGTTGTGATGTTTGATTATTATGTCAAGTGAAGAACTGGAGGTTCAGGTGACGTGTTGTCGTCCTGAGCTTCTCAGGTAAATGTTTCGTATTGAACAGAATAATTGTgacttttgtttaaatgttttttgtttttttttgtttttttttacagtgaactcacatgttttattgtctttggaCTAAagtctttttccttcttttagcTCAGATGAAGATGATGTCTTTGGTGGCAGTTGTCATATTTTCTTCTGTGATATTTTATCATATGATGTTCTAAAAGAACACCTGTCCTCCAGGCGAACTCAGGTGAGGCTGGTTCAGGGTTCCACGTTGTTCTGGGGAATGAAGCCTGTGACGTGGACTCGATGGTCTGTGCTCTGACCTACGCCTACTTCCTGTCCAAGGTGAGACTCTGACCAGTCAATGCTGGTGTGTGTCTACGGCGctggcttctgattggctgtctctctgtcagactgtacaGAGTGAGATGCTCACCGTCCCTCTGCTCAACATTCGTCAGTCTGACCTGGTGCTGCGCTCAGACAACGTCTTCCTGCTGCGACAGATCGGTTTGTCTCcagacctgctgctgttcagaGACCAGCTCGACTTGCGAGCACTGCAGCGTGCCAGACGCCTGCAGCTGACGCTTGTTGACCATAATGTCCTGCCCAGGTAGGAACAAACACCTGACAGGTGTCCCATGTATTTACCTCtagtgaccaaaaaaaaagggctcCAGAAACACCTTTCTCATCAGATTAGCTCTCAAACCTGTCAgtctgtttacatgcacatcttagtcagattacagccatagttgACTGTGCTGTtcagtcagacaactgcaattatccaagtatacatgccggtgagaaaatcgaattactggctggagcatgtcataccccggtatgataggtggcgctgtacccatttcaactagcgGAAACGGagagccacctccggctgacttctttacgtcaccagctgcctcggcattcggGAAAGATGgtgtacgaagagcgagacgaagctacatcgTTAtacacttcgtatatggtgtacatgataattacacaaactagatgcacaatggcgctcttgctcgtggttatttcagaggaaagacgCCGCtgccgtccttctacttccggctcacggccccaggaaaaaaatcttgagtATGTGCAGAATGCTAAATCTGATCAGATCCGCTGGAACATAAACATGCAGGAATAATGAGACcatcaatcgaataatctaggtgttttaatacgactatgagaaatcagatccggtccgattttagtcagactaatgtgtatacatgcatcttaaagatccgatcatagtcggactaacccagtaatttggttttctcgagtgtcatgtaaacgcactgtgTGTTACCGCCTGTACCTGTCCTGCAGTTCAGACCGTAACCTGGAGGGGGCAGTGGTGGAGGTGATCGACCAtcacctgcaggagagagagtcCTCCCATTCCTGTCCTGTTACCGTGGAGATGGTGGGATCCTGTGCTACACTGGTAACAGAACGCATCATCCAAAAAGCCCCAGAAATCCTGAACCAGGATGTCGCCCAGCTGCTCTACGGTAAACACCTGAACTCACCTGAACTCACCTGAATTCATCTTCACAGAGgatttattagatttttgtttgtttgttttatcacctgtttcttgtgtttacacttactgtgtactgtgtgtacctTGCGTAGCGGCCGTGGTGCTGGACTGTGTCAACATGGCGCCCTCAGCAGGCAAAGTGACCCCTAAAGACGCTGAGTTTGTGGCGGCGTTGGAGAGTCGTTTCCCTTCTCTGCCACCGAGAGGCGCTCTGTTCCAGAACCTGAACCATGCCAAGTTTGACGTCTCAGGTCAGTCACACAGAACTGTGTTTTTCCGCAGTAGTGGTGTAGTGGTACTGCACTGTGTGGTCCAGAGTCTCTGTCAACACGTGTCATTTCTGCTTCTTCCAGCATTCTGACTGTTTTGTCTCCTCAGGTCTGAACACTGAACAGATGTTGTTGAAGGACATGAAGTCTCTTTCAGGAAGTCTCAACATCGCTGTCTCCGTCCTCTACATCCAGCTGCAGGTCAGTACTACACtcagtacacacagtactacactCAGTACTACAGTGACAGTAAAGTTACCTGCTCTGAGCTGTTGGAGGCTGTTGACCAATCAGCTGCAGGGGCATCAGTCTGACAGCAGGTGTAGCCAGAGAGCTGCCCAGAACTCTGACTGACAGGTACAACTGtactaactgtgtgtgtgtgtgtgtcaggacttCCTGCAGAGAGCGGACTTGGAAGCGGAGCTCTCAGCCTTCTGTCTGAAGTTTGGATtcgacctgctgctgctgatgaccaTCTCCTTCACTGAGAGCaaagagccaatcagagagctcgCTGTGTTCAGCCACAGCACCACCTGCAGGGAGGAGGTACACActgcagatacacacaaacCAAGTACTGCGAGCACTCTGTGTACTACTTATACTACATGTTCTGGTTATTGGTCACAGTTTTAGTTGCCATGACAACTCAGGTGTCCTCCCTTCTCAGGTGAGCCTCTACCTGGAACAGGCACATAACCCCGCCCTCAACCTCTGTCCAATCAGCAACCCCCATCCTCACATCAGTGCCTATCGGCAAGGTAAGCTCCGCCTCCTCTGAAGCTCACCAGGTGATACTGACCTATGTGATGAAATCGTAGGAATCATCAGGTTAGAGTTCTCAAcaggcctgaaaattacaaccaaACCCAACCCGGCCCGCGGGTTTTTAAACCCGAACCCGACGCAGCCCGACACATCAGCGTGAATTGTCTGCCCGAACCCGACCCGAACCCGACCCCCCGCGtccctgcattgttttcctcatacgCTTGTTATcatgatcagacagacagcagacctCCTCACTCTTCACCACACATGAACAgcgatgattcacaacaaacaatatataatttacaacctgcaagaaatgtgttttataaaaaaggaagcccGAGGCCCAACCTGACCGGCTCATTTGCGTACTgacccgttgagaactctacaTCAGGTAAACATCAGGGTCATTGAACACATAACAAATCACTTCAGTCAGACAATGAGATCATGATGACGTCCTTACAGGAAGATGAAAAGAGTTAACAGAGTTTATGACATCAGCGCCATTGACCAATAGGAGCACAGCGAGATTGTTTatggataaaaataaacaaagaaacaaacaggatgtgcagcagcagagttggaataaagttttattttgaagtaatgAAGCTTCAGAGtcatcagctgaaacatttcacCTTCGTCTCTTTCAGGAAACTCTCTGGCGTCCCGTAAGAAGCTCCTCCCCATCATTAAGGACTGCCTGAAGGAGCGCGACGCAGGCGGTTGCCTGGGAGACAGTCGCCTTGGAGacgctgaggaggaagaggaggagtctCAGGTCCCTCCGACCCCAATGAACAGTCTGGTGGACGGCTGTCCTCTGGACGGCGGCCTGCCGCACATTAGTGCTCAGGACCTGGAGGACAAGTTCAACAAGATGGCCGACAGAGGAGGagactgacctctgacctctgagctGTCCGTCATCAGGACGCTGTCCCTCCGTCTGTCAGACGTGTGAGGACGAGGAAGGTACCACAGACATGGAGAGGACTGTTTCAACTGGCTGCAGCCCAGcccaccaaaataaaatactgtttcctctctgacacaccaaaacctgtgatgtcactacaggctgctgtgatgtcactacAGACTGCTTTGATGATATCACAACAGTCAGTGACGTCACCTGAGTTAGACAATCAAAACTGTGATCACTGATTAAATAAAGTTGATGTCAGAGCAGTTTTGTACTTCACAgattaatgtttgatttaaaagttgtttttattgttaaaagtttatcagtgatgtcatcatcgcTCAGTGAGCGTGTCGAAACATCTGATggcgagagacagagacagagagagacagagagagagagcgagagagagagagacagagagagagacagagagagagagagagagacagagagacagagagagagacagagagagagacagagagagagacagagagagagacagagagagagagagacagagagagagacagagagagagacagagagagagagagagagacagagagagacagagagacagagagagagacagagagagagacagagagagagagagagagacagagagacagagagacagagagacagagagagagaaggtcaCCTGACAtgtcatcaacatcaacacttCCTATTTGTTTTTGAACCAACTGAAGGGATTTAATtgtgaaacagacaggaagtgatgtgttTGCAGCAACAGGAAGTCACCAGAGGAACAGACGTTTTTCTTTGAGATCTTcaggtattttttaaaacaaacgaTCAGACTTAATCTGACACACCCACACTTACACACTTAACAAAAATTGAAGTCCAACTTAAAATCCTGagacatttaaatatgtttatgtCTGAATTAAGAAAGTGATGATAGTGACGTGAAGTGTTTGACTCAAAGACTTTATGAGATCATAAAAGATCAGTTTTGGgatttgggttagggttagagcAGAATTCAGAGAAATCAAGTGAAattcttttgattttcagtttggAGTCAAtaagcaaatgttttattttgtagaatcTTGAGAAGGAAGTGACATGCTGAGATAGTTTTTAACtcagaataaaaactttaataaaagtTTAATCCAAAGTAAATTCGAGAATgaaacaagtttgttttgtttttgtttatatttaatCTGTTGTGAACTtgttaataaaacaacatgaattcCTGGCGGGCAGCAGGACCCTGAGGACACCGAGACATCTGCCTACCTCAAACAGCCTCAGCAGCTGATTGGTTCATTGCAATGAAGTCGGAAGGATGCTGACCTGCTGCCTCACCTGTTGGCACAAAGGAGGTGAGCATCGACCAATCAGACGGCCGCTCTGCTGTGAAATGCAGCCAaacctgtcagagagagagagagacagagagacagagagagtcacATTGAGTCAAAGTAGGAACttcctcagagagagagaggacggtcCTCACACTCGTCCAGGCGCTTACACATGCTGGTcagaacacactgtgacatcactgtgacatcatgagCTCCCCTGCCAGGAACACAGATGAGGACAGGTATGTTTaatacttaaacacacacacatgcaaacagcgaagcgtgtgtgtgtgtgtgtgtgtgtgtgtgtgtgtgtgtgtgtgtgtttcctgttccAGTAGAAGGAGGAAGTTGACTTGACATCGTtggtgtttgtggtttttggtGTTCATTCTTCCAGATGGTCAGTGAAGGGGttgtctcagtgtttgtggtcagcaggaagtgatgtcacctgacttcctgtgtcctgTTACTACCCAGGTGTCTCCACTGGAAACTTGTCCGTCTGTCTCCAGGTGTAGAGACGCTCGGCTGTCACTGTCTCCTCGGTAACTTTTTGATCTTGACTTCCCGTCCATCTCTTCGTCTCTTAAGGTGTTTCATCAGTTCAGCTGCtcagacaggaagctgctgtccGTTACCATGACAACTACACAACCCAGAGTAGGCGGTGTGTTCATGCTCTGTGGGATTTTATTCATGATATTCTTTCTGTCTGCTCAACCACGTGAGCAGTCAGCAGTCCTGAACTCTCCTTTGTCACTGATCACCTTCTTCAAGCACCTGGACGTCCTCCGGTGCTCTCGTGTATCTTCCCGCTTCACTGTTTggaaagtgaaatgttttgtccCTTCGTTTGTTGACTTGTTGagatttgtcttgtttttcttggctcgtgtttgttgttgctgtacgATCAGGCATCTCTGCAGCCCGACTGGCTTTCATTAAAAACTGAAGTGTGTGCTCTCCTCATGAACTTCCACTGGAACGAGTCTGACGGACTAGGCTGTGACTTGAGACCGGTCGGTCCACAGTTAGAACATCACGCTGCCTGTCTATGGTTGATGGAATGATCCAGAACCATCCGCCTGGTAAACCCTGGAACTGGGTCAGACTCTCCTGGAACCTCTTCAAGTACCCTGTTATCCCATGTGATGAACCCCTGACACCTCCACATTCACTTGAAGAACCTCCTTTAACACATTCTTGATCTCCTAAGCACTCCTGGAACCCCTAATGGACCATTTCTCTCTAGAAACACAGGTACACAGGTGTGGTTACCGGGTGGGTGTGTCAGATAAAGCGTCTCAACATTCTGCTTCAGTAACAACAAACAGAGGAACAGTAGAGCCCCGCCCCTCACcttctcaggtgtgtctgtgtgaacagGCAGAATCAGAGCAGTCAGGCAGGTCCGTTCACTCTGATCAGATCCAGATTGTATTAGAACGACGAGCTGCTGGTGGATCGACTGCACGCTGAACTGAAACGGATACCTGCTGACAGGTGGGAGTCACATGACCACATCTCTTTGTTTAACAGGAAAAGCAGGAAGAAGCTTAAGATTACAGAAAAATGAATGGAGTCTGGCTtcagagtgtgtatgtgtgcttgtgtgtatgtgtgtgtgtgtctacaccGATCAGGCATCACTTCATGACctctgacaggtgaagtgaatcaCACTGATTGTCTCTTCATCACCTGTTAGTCGGATTTATcaggcagcaagtgaacatgtcgtcctcaaagttgatgtgttagCAGCAGTAAAAATGTGCGAGCGTGAGGGTTTGAGCTTTGACAAACTCAGATAGTAGATGACTGAGTCAGAACATCTCCAGAACTGCGGTTCTTGTGGGGTGTTCCAggtctgcagtggtcagtatctatctatctatcagtgGTCCAAGGAAGGAACAAGGGTGAACCGGCAACAGGGTCATGGGCGGCCAAGACTCACTGATGCACAAGAGGAGTGAGCGCTGGCCCATGTGGTCCGATCCAAAAGACgagctactgttgctcaaaTTGCTGTAGAAGTTAATGCTGGTTCTGATAGAAAGGTGTccaaacacacagtgcattGCAGTTTGTTGGGTGCAAAGCCACAGACCAGTCAGGGTGCCCATGATGTAGCGCTGTACTGGCAGCAAAAGGGACCAACACAATATTAGACAGGTGGTCataatatgtgtgtgcgtgtgtgttagaCATGTCGAAGCTCAGGTGAGTCTCTCAGGTGTTGTACTTTCTGTGTGCTgagtcagcagctgtgtgtgtctactCATGTTGTCCAGCTGGCTGCTGAAGATGAAAACGGAACCCATTCAGTACTATTtagtcctcttcctcttcctcatcctcctcgtcttcttcttcatcctcgtcatcctcttcatcctcctgtcAGCTTGTTGTCAGCCTGCCTCTGTTGATCAGCTGCTGATGATCTTCATCTGTTTGTCCCTGCAGGGCTCCTGTAACAGACTCAGGCCACCCAAACATCCAGGACatggagctgagggaggagtGGCAGGATGACGGCTTCCCCAGGTgtcacctctgacctctgacctcataCACGTCTGAtatgtttctgtgttattttacaAGTTCTAACATAGATGGGTGGATAGATGGGTGGATAGATGGGTGGATagatgggtgggtggatggatggatagatagctCGCTTTATAATCCCCAAAGAGAAACTAGgtcatcacagcagcaggtacATGCAGTacaatacaatcaaaatatgaGGGCAGATATAGAAACAGTCAAAGCTGAAGGTGAAcaggccctcgcagtccacgcacgtCGGGCTGCAGCTCCGCTGGATTTTTGCACTTGTTACTGCATGTGATGTTGTAGAGGATGATGTGGAGAAAATGGGCAGTGAATGTCAAATCAGATGATGTTTTCTGACTTGCTGTATGAAATGAGTAGTGTTACGGATATGACTCAGTATTGATGCATAGATGTATTCAGGGTGATAACCTCTACATATGTGAGCAttttggtgtagatgggaaattgtatgttgaagttgtAAGGTCT includes:
- the prune gene encoding exopolyphosphatase PRUNE1 isoform X1 translates to MEEFLSSCRRAVQANSGEAGSGFHVVLGNEACDVDSMVCALTYAYFLSKTVQSEMLTVPLLNIRQSDLVLRSDNVFLLRQIGLSPDLLLFRDQLDLRALQRARRLQLTLVDHNVLPSSDRNLEGAVVEVIDHHLQERESSHSCPVTVEMVGSCATLVTERIIQKAPEILNQDVAQLLYAAVVLDCVNMAPSAGKVTPKDAEFVAALESRFPSLPPRGALFQNLNHAKFDVSGLNTEQMLLKDMKSLSGSLNIAVSVLYIQLQDFLQRADLEAELSAFCLKFGFDLLLLMTISFTESKEPIRELAVFSHSTTCREEVSLYLEQAHNPALNLCPISNPHPHISAYRQGNSLASRKKLLPIIKDCLKERDAGGCLGDSRLGDAEEEEEESQVPPTPMNSLVDGCPLDGGLPHISAQDLEDKFNKMADRGGD
- the prune gene encoding exopolyphosphatase PRUNE1 isoform X2; protein product: MEEFLSSCRRAVQANSGEAGSGFHVVLGNEACDVDSMVCALTYAYFLSKSDLVLRSDNVFLLRQIGLSPDLLLFRDQLDLRALQRARRLQLTLVDHNVLPSSDRNLEGAVVEVIDHHLQERESSHSCPVTVEMVGSCATLVTERIIQKAPEILNQDVAQLLYAAVVLDCVNMAPSAGKVTPKDAEFVAALESRFPSLPPRGALFQNLNHAKFDVSGLNTEQMLLKDMKSLSGSLNIAVSVLYIQLQDFLQRADLEAELSAFCLKFGFDLLLLMTISFTESKEPIRELAVFSHSTTCREEVSLYLEQAHNPALNLCPISNPHPHISAYRQGNSLASRKKLLPIIKDCLKERDAGGCLGDSRLGDAEEEEEESQVPPTPMNSLVDGCPLDGGLPHISAQDLEDKFNKMADRGGD